The proteins below are encoded in one region of Cololabis saira isolate AMF1-May2022 chromosome 11, fColSai1.1, whole genome shotgun sequence:
- the LOC133454665 gene encoding prolactin-releasing peptide receptor-like codes for MEGNHSDLSGITQPSVTREQTNSPIYEVAVQSNSTNHSSQFADVALLQAFKPLIIPCYALVVVVGVFGNYLLLYVICRTRKMHNVTNFFIGNLAFSDMLMCVTCVPFTLAYAFNPHGWIFGRSMCYLVFLIQPLTVYVSVFTLTAIAVDRYYATVHPLKKRTSVATCASVLTGIWLMSCGLVAPAVTHTYHVEFKEEGFTICEEFWLGQEKERRAYAYSTLLVTYVLPLSAVFISYLCITVKLKKYVAPGNRTKSQTGPHQARKRKIFRLVALLVSAFAVCWLPIHVFNVLRDIDIHLINKRYFLLIQLLCHLCAMSSSCCNPFLYAWLHDRFRTELRKMLKCRPRIGVPTSQCGAGVVL; via the exons ATGGAGGGGAACCACAGCGACTTGAGTGGAATCACGCAACCATCTGTGACCAGAGAACAGACCAACAGTCCCATTTACGAAGTGGCAGTGCAGAGCAACTCCACCAACCACAGCTCCcagtttgcagatgtggccTTGTTGCAAGCTTTCAAGCCTCTCATCATCCCATGTTATGCgcttgtggtggtggtgggagtCTTTGGGAACTACCTGCTCCTTTACGTCATCTGCAGAACCCGCAAGATGCACAATGTCACCAACTTTTTCATCGGAAACCTGGCCTTCTCTGACATGCTGATGTGTGTGACGTGTGTTCCCTTCACTCTGGCCTACGCCTTCAACCCACATGGTTGGATTTTTGGCCGCTCTATGTGCTACTTGGTATTCCTCATCCAACCCCTCACTGTATATGTTTCAGTGTTCACCCTCACTGCCATAGCTGTGGACAG ATATTATGCAACAGTTCACCCCCTGAAGAAGCGGACCTCTGTGGCGACCTGTGCCTCTGTCCTCACTGGCATCTGGCTCATGTCTTGTGGCTTGGTGGCTCCCGCCGTGACTCACACGTACCATGTTGAGTTCAAGGAGGAAGGCTTCACAATCTGTGAGGAATTCTGGTTGgggcaagagaaagaaaggagggcTTATGCATACAGCACATTATTGGTCACGTATGTCCTTCCACTGTCAGCTGTCTTTATCTCTTATCTCTGCATCACTGTCAAATTGAAGAAATATGTGGCTCCTGGCAACAGGACAAAAAGCCAAACAGGTCCTCATCAGGCTCGCAAAAGGAAGATCTTTCGCCTAGTTGCCCTTCTGGTGTCTGCCTTTGCAGTCTGTTGGCTTCCCATTCATGTGTTCAACGTGCTAAGAGACATTGACATTCACCTCATTAACAAGCGCTACTTTTTACTCATCCAACTGCTGTGTCACCTTTGTGCCATGAGCTCATCGTGTTGCAACCCCTTTCTCTATGCTTGGCTTCATGACCGCTTCCGCACCGAGCTGCGGAAGATGTTAAAATGCCGTCCTCGCATTGGAGTCCCTACCAGTCAGTGTGGTGCAGGTGTAGTTTTGTAA